From a region of the Paralichthys olivaceus isolate ysfri-2021 chromosome 4, ASM2471397v2, whole genome shotgun sequence genome:
- the LOC109640286 gene encoding spermatid perinuclear RNA-binding protein-like isoform X1 has protein sequence MRSFRSFANDDRHVMAKHASIYPAPEELEAVQTLVSTVEGALKKVSDWMDGLNKSSGKTSTENKAGDDAVEDDAAETKPEATSVLCGVTRVGLVAKGLLIKGDMDLELVLMCREKPTKLLLYTVSANLPLQIQTMTEDKYEVRSCVPEAAIRVCSAKNPQLMLKITLSSLTMRGERHSGTDEEKGDQDVHKDDEEEEKEDEDNVLDRHKCRAALALLRHAKWFQARVTDLKSCVIILRILRDMCNTLPVWQPLKGWPLELICEKAIATCNRPLGPGEALRRVMECVASGILLPGGPGVHDPCEREPTDVLSDLSAQQADAVTHSSQHALRLLAFGQLYKVLNMDPLPASKPSSRLFEGGCQKRLREDVGSDDRDFIKRMKVLDWRMTDPNHPMNALMRLNQIHPGLQYRLLSQSGPVHAPVFTMSVEIQGTTYQATGNSKRTAKLQVALKALQALGFVLAGDGDVDSLSADEKSDGEGKNDRMSSSSSSTSITSSTDTQEARAPGPILTAGGKNPVMELNEKRRGLKYELISESGSSYDKRFIIEVEVDKQVFRGTGPNKKVAKASAALAALNSLFSGSKSTSSKKKRPNPPPKRPVASVLTLPALAARPPRVPVIPRAPYISTPPTHGYIPPGFGAPYGYSPAGALPAYGGLYIDSAYYQPQTIATPIIIHLGPQDLF, from the exons AGGTCGTTCCGATCGTTCGCAAACGACGACCGCCATGTCATGGCCAAGCACGCCAGCATCTATCCGGCGCCGGAGGAACTGGAGGCCGTGCAGACGCTGGTGTCCACCGTGGAGGGAGCCCTCAAGAAAGTCTCAGATTGGATGGACGGCCTCAACAAGTCCTCAGGGAAGACGTCCACTGAAAACAAGGCAGGAGACGACGCAGTGGAAGATGATGCCGCTGAAACAAA GCCGGAGGCTACGTCAGTGCTGTGCGGGGTGACGCGTGTCGGCCTGGTGGCGAAGGGCCTGCTGATTAAAGGGGACATGGACCTGGAACTGGTTCTGATGTGCCGAGAGAAACCCACGAAACTGCTGCTGTACACCGTCAGTGCCAACCTCCCCCTGCAGATCCAG ACGATGACGGAGGACAAATACGAGGTGCGGTCGTGTGTCCCCGAGGCAGCTATCCGGGTCTGCAGCGCCAAAAACCCTCAGCTCATGCTGAAGATCACCCTCTCCTCGTTAACCATGAGGGGCGAGCGACACAGCGGCACTGACGAAG AGAAGGGCGATCAAGACGTCCACAAGgacgacgaggaggaggagaaagaggacgAAGACAATGTCCTGGACAGGCACAAGTGCCGGGCAGCGCTGGCTTTGCTCCGACATGCCAAGTGGTTCCAG GCCCGAGTCACAGATCTCAAGTCCTGCGTCATCATCTTGAGGATCCTCAGAGACATGTGCAACACGCTGCCGGTGTGGCAGCCCCTCAAAGGATGG cctctggaGCTGATCTGTGAAAAGGCCATAGCCACATGTAACCGGCCGCTGGGTCCAGGTGAGGCCCTGCGTCGCGTCATGGAGTGCGTCGCCTCAGGGATTCTCCTGCCAG GAGGTCCAGGAGTTCATGACCCCTGTGAACGGGAACCTACCGACGTCCTGTCGGACCTCAGCGCCCAGCAGGCGGACGCCgtcacacacagctcacag catGCGTTACGCCTCCTCGCCTTCGGACAGCTTTACAAGGTCTTGAATATGGATCCTCTCCCTGCGAGCAAACCCTCATCAAGACTGTTTGAAG GCGGCTGTCAGAAGAGGCTCCGGGAGGACGTCGGGTCGGACGACAGAGACTTCATCAAAAGGATGAAAG TCCTGGACTGGAGGATGACTGATCCAAACCACCCCATGAACGCCCTGATGCGTCTGAACCAGATCCACCCGGGGCTCCAGTACCGCCTGCTGTCCCAGTCCGGCCCGGTCCACGCTCCGGTCTTCACCATGTCTGTGGAGATCCAGGGAACCACCTACCAGGCCACGGGGAACTCTAAGAGAACCGCCAAGCTCCAAGTAGCCCTCAAG GCGCTGCAGGCTCTGGGCTTCGTTCTCGCCGGCGACGGAGACGTGGACTCACTGAGCGCCGACGAGAAGTCAGATGGCGAAGGCAAGAACGACAGGatgtccagcagctccagctccacctccatcacctcctccacagacacacaggag GCCAGAGCTCCAGGTCCGATTCTGACGGCTGGGGGTAAAAACCCGGTGATGGAGCTGAACGAGAAACGCCGCGGCCTCAAGTACGAGCTGATATCAGAGAGCGGCAGCAGCTACGACAAACGCTTCATCATAGAG GTGGAAGTGGACAAGCAGGTTTTTCGGGGAACGGGTCCCAATAAGAAAGTAGCTAAAGCCAGCGCAGCGTTAGCCGCCCTGAACAGCCTGTTCTCCGGCTCCAAATCCACGAGCAGCAAGAAGAAACGGCCGAATCCTCCG CCAAAGCGACCCGTGGCCTCGGTGCTGACCCTCCCGGCCCTCGCTGCCAGACCTCCGCGGGTCCCCGTCATCCCCAGAGCTCCCTACATCAGCACCCCGCCCACACATGGATACATCCCCCCCG GTTTCGGTGCTCCCTACGGTTACAGCCCTGCAGGCGCTCTCCCTGCCTACG GCGGCCTGTACATCGACAGTGCCTATTACCAGCCGCAGACCATCGCCACCCCTATAATCATCCACCTGGGCCCTCAGGATCTTTTCTGA
- the LOC109640286 gene encoding spermatid perinuclear RNA-binding protein-like isoform X2, giving the protein MRSFRSFANDDRHVMAKHASIYPAPEELEAVQTLVSTVEGALKKVSDWMDGLNKSSGKTSTENKAGDDAVEDDAAETKPEATSVLCGVTRVGLVAKGLLIKGDMDLELVLMCREKPTKLLLYTVSANLPLQIQTMTEDKYEVRSCVPEAAIRVCSAKNPQLMLKITLSSLTMRGERHSGTDEEKGDQDVHKDDEEEEKEDEDNVLDRHKCRAALALLRHAKWFQARVTDLKSCVIILRILRDMCNTLPVWQPLKGWPLELICEKAIATCNRPLGPGEALRRVMECVASGILLPGGPGVHDPCEREPTDVLSDLSAQQADAVTHSSQHALRLLAFGQLYKVLNMDPLPASKPSSRLFEGGCQKRLREDVGSDDRDFIKRMKVLDWRMTDPNHPMNALMRLNQIHPGLQYRLLSQSGPVHAPVFTMSVEIQGTTYQATGNSKRTAKLQVALKALQALGFVLAGDGDVDSLSADEKSDGEGKNDRMSSSSSSTSITSSTDTQEARAPGPILTAGGKNPVMELNEKRRGLKYELISESGSSYDKRFIIEVEVDKQVFRGTGPNKKVAKASAALAALNSLFSGSKSTSSKKKRPNPPPKRPVASVLTLPALAARPPRVPVIPRAPYISTPPTHGYIPPGFGAPYGYSPAGALPAYGFPSRMSSVVLPVIRVPPTYPVTHLYPY; this is encoded by the exons AGGTCGTTCCGATCGTTCGCAAACGACGACCGCCATGTCATGGCCAAGCACGCCAGCATCTATCCGGCGCCGGAGGAACTGGAGGCCGTGCAGACGCTGGTGTCCACCGTGGAGGGAGCCCTCAAGAAAGTCTCAGATTGGATGGACGGCCTCAACAAGTCCTCAGGGAAGACGTCCACTGAAAACAAGGCAGGAGACGACGCAGTGGAAGATGATGCCGCTGAAACAAA GCCGGAGGCTACGTCAGTGCTGTGCGGGGTGACGCGTGTCGGCCTGGTGGCGAAGGGCCTGCTGATTAAAGGGGACATGGACCTGGAACTGGTTCTGATGTGCCGAGAGAAACCCACGAAACTGCTGCTGTACACCGTCAGTGCCAACCTCCCCCTGCAGATCCAG ACGATGACGGAGGACAAATACGAGGTGCGGTCGTGTGTCCCCGAGGCAGCTATCCGGGTCTGCAGCGCCAAAAACCCTCAGCTCATGCTGAAGATCACCCTCTCCTCGTTAACCATGAGGGGCGAGCGACACAGCGGCACTGACGAAG AGAAGGGCGATCAAGACGTCCACAAGgacgacgaggaggaggagaaagaggacgAAGACAATGTCCTGGACAGGCACAAGTGCCGGGCAGCGCTGGCTTTGCTCCGACATGCCAAGTGGTTCCAG GCCCGAGTCACAGATCTCAAGTCCTGCGTCATCATCTTGAGGATCCTCAGAGACATGTGCAACACGCTGCCGGTGTGGCAGCCCCTCAAAGGATGG cctctggaGCTGATCTGTGAAAAGGCCATAGCCACATGTAACCGGCCGCTGGGTCCAGGTGAGGCCCTGCGTCGCGTCATGGAGTGCGTCGCCTCAGGGATTCTCCTGCCAG GAGGTCCAGGAGTTCATGACCCCTGTGAACGGGAACCTACCGACGTCCTGTCGGACCTCAGCGCCCAGCAGGCGGACGCCgtcacacacagctcacag catGCGTTACGCCTCCTCGCCTTCGGACAGCTTTACAAGGTCTTGAATATGGATCCTCTCCCTGCGAGCAAACCCTCATCAAGACTGTTTGAAG GCGGCTGTCAGAAGAGGCTCCGGGAGGACGTCGGGTCGGACGACAGAGACTTCATCAAAAGGATGAAAG TCCTGGACTGGAGGATGACTGATCCAAACCACCCCATGAACGCCCTGATGCGTCTGAACCAGATCCACCCGGGGCTCCAGTACCGCCTGCTGTCCCAGTCCGGCCCGGTCCACGCTCCGGTCTTCACCATGTCTGTGGAGATCCAGGGAACCACCTACCAGGCCACGGGGAACTCTAAGAGAACCGCCAAGCTCCAAGTAGCCCTCAAG GCGCTGCAGGCTCTGGGCTTCGTTCTCGCCGGCGACGGAGACGTGGACTCACTGAGCGCCGACGAGAAGTCAGATGGCGAAGGCAAGAACGACAGGatgtccagcagctccagctccacctccatcacctcctccacagacacacaggag GCCAGAGCTCCAGGTCCGATTCTGACGGCTGGGGGTAAAAACCCGGTGATGGAGCTGAACGAGAAACGCCGCGGCCTCAAGTACGAGCTGATATCAGAGAGCGGCAGCAGCTACGACAAACGCTTCATCATAGAG GTGGAAGTGGACAAGCAGGTTTTTCGGGGAACGGGTCCCAATAAGAAAGTAGCTAAAGCCAGCGCAGCGTTAGCCGCCCTGAACAGCCTGTTCTCCGGCTCCAAATCCACGAGCAGCAAGAAGAAACGGCCGAATCCTCCG CCAAAGCGACCCGTGGCCTCGGTGCTGACCCTCCCGGCCCTCGCTGCCAGACCTCCGCGGGTCCCCGTCATCCCCAGAGCTCCCTACATCAGCACCCCGCCCACACATGGATACATCCCCCCCG GTTTCGGTGCTCCCTACGGTTACAGCCCTGCAGGCGCTCTCCCTGCCTACG GTTTTCCCTCCAGAATGTCCTCAGTAGTTCTCCCAGTCATCAGAGTCCCCCCAACTTACCCCGTCACCCACCTCTACCCTTATTAA